The Streptomyces laurentii region CGCCTCGCGGAGCGCGGGGGAGCGGATCGAGGCCCTCTACGGCCGCCCGGTCGGGGAACTCGCAGCCGAAGCCGAGACCGACCCCTTGCTCTACACCCTGCTCGACTCCTTCGACACCCTGCAGAAGGCCGATTCCGCCATCCCGTTCTACGCCGAGCAGCTGCACAGCCGGACCGGCCCCGAGTGCGCGGTGACAGACACGGACGCGGGACACGTCGTCGACGCCGCCCGACGGCTGGCCCAGGCCGTCACTGTCCGCGACGCGAACGCCCGGCTCCTCGGCAACCTTCTGCGGAGTCTTTGCCGCGTCCCCGCTGCCGAGCCCGATCCCCCGCAGGTGCTTTCGCCCGCCGTGCCGCCGCCGGTCCCTGCTGCCGCCGCAGCCCGATCACGCTAACCCCTCCATCCTCTCCGCCTCTTGCCCCCTGGAGTTCTTCCCGTGGCCGCTGCCCGAGTCCCATCCGCCGAACTGGCCCGTGTCGTCGAGACGCTGGAGATGATCGCGCCGCGCTGGAGCGTCTGGGTGCTCATGACGCTCGCCGCCGATGAGCAGCCCCTGCGCTACAGCGATGTCCGCTCCCGTCTGCCGTGGCTCGGCGATGCCCAGCTCACGTCCCGGCTGCGCGGCCTGAGCGAAGCGGGGCTGGTCGAGCGCACCGCCGTGACCTACCGGCACGTCTCCTACGGCCTCACCGACCGCGGCCGGGCGCTGCTGCCCACCCTCCACGCTCTGGCCGCCTACGGCGACGAGCACCTGGACAAGAGGCTCGTCGACACGACGGTGACGAAGGACGGTAAGACGACGGTGGTCCGGCTGCCGGAGCGGATCCCGGCCGCGCAGAACGCCGAGGACACCCTCGCCCTGATCGCCTACAAGCACGCCACGACCCTGCTGTGGACGCTTCGGGAACGCGGGCCGTCGACCCTGAGCGCGCTGCGCAAGGTGGCGATGCCCGACCTGACGGCCGGCGCGGTGCACTTTCCGGCGAACAGGCTGCTGGAGGACCGTCTCATCGCCCGCCTGGCCTCGGGTGGTTTCGAGAAAGCGGGTCGTGAACAGGTGTGCCTGACCGATGCCGCCTGGGCGCTGGCTCCCGTCTACCGGGCGGTGGCCGCGTGGGCGTCCGGCCAGCCGCAGTCGGATGCCGACGACCACCCGCTGTGGGGGACCGTCCAGCTCCCGGCCGCCGTGCGGTCCGGGCAGTGGGCCGCCCACCAGGCCCGCAATTCGACCCGCTCCACCACGGCGGTCGCCCAGCCGGCCGGGCCTATGCCGGTGAAGGCGTGGCGGCCGGCCGAGCTGTTCTCCTCGGCCGTGAGCGGACCGTGCCGGTGACCGGCCGCACCCCGTCGCGGCAGGATTCGCTGCTCGGGCAGGCCACGGTCCGCTCCCTGCTCGGCGGCATCCCGTCCGCCCGCGAATCGGGCGGCGACGCCTTGGCCGAACTCGCTGGGCTGGTCCGGAAGGAAGCTGACGAGCTCGACGGCATCGCCGAGCAGCTGCAGTCGCTCGCCGAGTACGCCATCGACCAGCTCAAGGTCATCACCGAAGGCCGCGACCAGTACCGCCATCGCTCCACCGACGGTGTTCTGCAGCTC contains the following coding sequences:
- a CDS encoding hypothetical protein (identified by MetaGeneAnnotator; putative;~sequence version:1) — protein: MAAARVPSAELARVVETLEMIAPRWSVWVLMTLAADEQPLRYSDVRSRLPWLGDAQLTSRLRGLSEAGLVERTAVTYRHVSYGLTDRGRALLPTLHALAAYGDEHLDKRLVDTTVTKDGKTTVVRLPERIPAAQNAEDTLALIAYKHATTLLWTLRERGPSTLSALRKVAMPDLTAGAVHFPANRLLEDRLIARLASGGFEKAGREQVCLTDAAWALAPVYRAVAAWASGQPQSDADDHPLWGTVQLPAAVRSGQWAAHQARNSTRSTTAVAQPAGPMPVKAWRPAELFSSAVSGPCR
- a CDS encoding hypothetical protein (identified by MetaGeneAnnotator; putative;~sequence version:1), which translates into the protein MFDPYVASRSAGERIEALYGRPVGELAAEAETDPLLYTLLDSFDTLQKADSAIPFYAEQLHSRTGPECAVTDTDAGHVVDAARRLAQAVTVRDANARLLGNLLRSLCRVPAAEPDPPQVLSPAVPPPVPAAAAARSR
- a CDS encoding hypothetical protein (identified by MetaGeneAnnotator; putative;~sequence version:1), with the translated sequence MTGRTPSRQDSLLGQATVRSLLGGIPSARESGGDALAELAGLVRKEADELDGIAEQLQSLAEYAIDQLKVITEGRDQYRHRSTDGVLQLTGLRIDMLLARRGAAVQHLTALCAAYKQASPPAAVPAPGLAPSPAPARRAARR